The following proteins are encoded in a genomic region of Arachis ipaensis cultivar K30076 chromosome B02, Araip1.1, whole genome shotgun sequence:
- the LOC107624905 gene encoding uncharacterized protein LOC107624905, whose amino-acid sequence MLNSGIMSKIKQASMTLAKMYMKRVTMELESNWNTDRESSQDSLLLQGSFCIQSLSVCWRPRLGNTARFRRDKATHTGTPCSRISRTFGWHTNGNHHEKPLIFFYYALLDSWLSPPKAGILTFITIIFFVFLLIYLPPMVPKQKR is encoded by the exons ATGCTCAATTCGGGGATAATGAGCaag ATAAAGCAGGCTTCCATGACTCTAGCCAAGATGTACATGAAAAGAGTGACAATGGAGCTCGAATCCAACTGGAACACAGACAGAGAATCTAGCCAAGATTCTCTTCTGCTTCAGGGTTCATTTTGCATACAGAGCTTATCAG TTTGCTGGAGGCCTAGACTCGGAAACACTGCACGCTTTCGAAGAGATAAGGCAACGCATACCGGGACACCTTGCAGCAGGATCTCGAGAACTTTTGGCTGGCATACCAATGGCAATCATCATGAAAAGCCATTGATTTTCTTCTACTATGCTCTTTTGGACTCTTGGTTGTCACCACCAAAAGCTGGAATACTAACATTcattactattattttttttgttttcctccTTATCTATCTCCCTCCAATGGTCCCAAAACAGAAGAGATAA
- the LOC107624906 gene encoding LOW QUALITY PROTEIN: diacylglycerol O-acyltransferase 3, cytosolic-like (The sequence of the model RefSeq protein was modified relative to this genomic sequence to represent the inferred CDS: inserted 2 bases in 1 codon): MEVSGTVLRNITCPSFSMHVNSRRGGGGGCVTVPVKLRKKAVVRCCCGFSDSGYVRYYGDENKKKEKGTAVLSTKKKLKMLKKRVLFDDLQGNLTSDAAEVLMKQLEQLRAEEKELKRKRKQEKEAKLKASKMNTNSDXATSSSSSESESSESECNNEVVDMKKNMKVGVAVADSTPKAETMIYTPPLLPEDVIANDHHHKAMELFSRNNDISVGSINGSLKNESTAVITTESIPQKRIEVCMGNKCKKSGSIALLQEFERVVGAEGGAAAAAVVGCKCMGKCKSAPNVRIQNSTADKIAEGFNDSVKVPANPLFVGVALEDVETIVARFLGENQESTNE, translated from the exons ATGGAGGTTTCCGGCACCGTTCTAAGGAATATCACGTGCCCTTCCTTTTCCATGCACGTGAATTCCCgtcgtggtggtggtggtggttgcgtTACGGTGCCGGTGAAGCTGAGAAAAAAGGCGGTGGTGCGTTGTTGCTGCGGGTTCAGTGATTCGGGGTATGTGCGGTATTACGGGGACGAGaataagaagaaggagaagggaaCCGCTGTGTTGAGCACCAAGAAGAAGCTCAAGATGCTGAAGAAACGTGTCCTTTTCGATGATCTTCAAGGAAACCTAACTTCG GATGCTGCTGAGGTTTTGATGAAGCAGCTAGAGCAACTAAGGGCAGAGGAGAAGGAattgaagagaaaaaggaagcaaGAGAAGGAGGCAAAACTCAAAGCCTCTAAGATGAACACCAACTCTGA tgcgacatcatcatcatcatctgaatctgaatcaagtgagaGTGAATGTAACAATGAGGTGGTTGACATGAAGAAGAACATGAAGGTTGGTGTTGCGGTAGCAGATTCCACACCAAAGGCAGAAACCATGATATATACACCTCCCTTGTTGCCTGAGGATGTTATTGCTAATGACCATCATCATAAGGCCATGGAATTATTCTCTAGAAACAATGACATATCAGTTGGAAGCATTAATGGTAGCCTTAAGAATGAGAGTACTGCGGTTATTACCACTGAATCTATTCCTCAGAAGAGGATTGAGGTATGTATGGGAAACAAATGCAAGAAATCAGGATCTATTGCATTGTTGCAAGAATTTGAGAGAGTGGTTGGTGCTGAAGGaggtgctgctgctgctgctgttgttgGATGCAAGTGCATGGGGAAGTGCAAGAGTGCACCTAATGTGAGGATACAGAACTCTACTGCGGATAAAATAGCTGAGGGGTTCAATGATTCAGTTAAGGTTCCAGCCAACCCTCTATTCGTTGGGGTTGCATTGGAGGATGTTGAAACCATTGTGGCTAGATTCTTGGGCGAGAATCAGGAAAGTACTAATGAATAG